The Campylobacter sp. CN_NE2 region TAAGTTTCCTTAATTAACACTGTCCGTGACTATACAGATGAGGAAACGCCTTGCTCCATACCGAACCAAGAAGCTAAGCTCATCATGGCTGATGATACTATCCCTTACTGGGACGGGGAAAGTAGGTCGTTGCGGACTTTGTTGTTTATACTTTGTCTTTTTTTTGTCTTTCTTTCAAATTTCTTATCTTTTTTAAAATCTGAGGTTATTCGAAGTTTTTTTTCTTTCTTTTAAATTTATTATTATTTTTTGTTCTCAATTTTTTACATTTTAATTTATTTCAGCTGTTTTAATAGCATTATTTACTATCCGTTTTTTTTTTTTTGTATCCTTACGCTTAAATTTATAAAGAAGTAATATGTTTGATTTATTTAAAAAAACAATAAAAAATGACAAAAAAGATAATAGTAAAATACAATTTATTGTCATAACTGGCTTTGCTGGTAGTGGAAAGACAACTCTTGGTAAAGAGTTGGCAAAAAAGCTTGATTATGTTTATATAGATAAAGATACTGCTACTAGGCAATATACCGATTATGTATTGACACAAAACAATTCCGGTCCTTATGATAGAGAGAGTGAATTTTATGTGAATAATTTGAGAAATTTAGAATATGAAATTAGTTTTAAACTTTGTGATGAAAATTTAGAATTAGGTAAAGGCGTAATTTTAACAATACCTTTCATAGGAAAAATTCAAAATTATGATGATTTCAAAAATGAGATAGAAAAATATATTTCATTAGGGATAGATATAAGATTTATATGGATTTTACATAATGCAGAGT contains the following coding sequences:
- a CDS encoding AAA family ATPase, with protein sequence MFDLFKKTIKNDKKDNSKIQFIVITGFAGSGKTTLGKELAKKLDYVYIDKDTATRQYTDYVLTQNNSGPYDRESEFYVNNLRNLEYEISFKLCDENLELGKGVILTIPFIGKIQNYDDFKNEIEKYISLGIDIRFIWILHNAELEKERIYNRNAIRDHNKMKDWDKYQSGIEKITPDERYGAFIFNNDIDINFDEAILEVIKWL